In Uranotaenia lowii strain MFRU-FL chromosome 2, ASM2978415v1, whole genome shotgun sequence, one genomic interval encodes:
- the LOC129745814 gene encoding galectin-4-like — MATIPVYSPTVPFLGLIPGGLRPGSMVRIKGVINNHGERCQINIQTGAALNPRDDVPLHLSVRPNEGAIVRNTLQNQVWGTEERYGGCPIRYGQHFDVLVLVEVNQYKIAINGVHFCTFNHRMPVHTVRYVSISGNCTINSITSETDSAGAGPSIGGVAPPYPGIVPGKCCEYRTFQIKS; from the exons ATGGCCACTATCCCGGTTTATTCTccg ACGGTTCCCTTCCTGGGTCTGATACCAGGTGGGCTAAGGCCTGGTAGCATGGTGCGCATCAAAGGGGTCATCAATAATCATGGAGAACG GTGCCAAATTAATATTCAAACTGGAGCCGCTCTCAACCCACGGGACGATGTCCCACTTCACCTGAGCGTTCGGCCCAACGAAGGTGCCATCGTTCGTAACACACTTCAGAACCAGGTTTGGGGAACCGAGGAGCGTTACGGAGGTTGTCCGATACGTTACGGGCAGCATTTCGATGTGCTGGTGCTGGTCGAAGTGAATCAGTACAAAATCGCCATCAATGGAGTGCACTTTTGTACCTTCAATCACCGAATGCCGGTGCATACGGTGCGGTATGTGTCGATCAGTGGCAATTGTACCATAAACTCCATCACATCGGAAACTGATAGCGCCGGTGCTGGACCGAGCATTGGTGGTGTTGCTCCACCGTATCCGGGAATTGTACCTGGTAAGTGTTGTGAATACCGTACATTTCAAATCAAGAGTTGA
- the LOC129745805 gene encoding putative tRNA pseudouridine synthase Pus10, with protein MPEDSDIYHHLRAANCCRICCLRFLNGRTDDFINVEAALLKRKISTSDTNLSEELNQPSKKLKENCCVACLGLFEPDIMQSIVDQVKASSDFKEYDCQGFSSSIYLPIVLHLRQLSLWLSLLEQFPNHYQKDSPAPDVSVKDAFRMILNRRLEQSLEREFSVEGVTVNVFFNYANEERDLKVLENVKPEVFSHRKTNKHTRKEFITRNAFEKHFTPESINLNRYKQHIPVPPEVSDECLVLDKISFRGPTLFLAGRYNKISRELSQTPWVIEGKRKMENSVQEIIAEVIAPFYRVPCDSLIFSSSGREDVDVRCLGEGRPFVLEIPNAFKDYLDEETAVVMETSIGKTEQVAVKDLQLVPREELVYIKHGEEEKRKFYRALCVLEQPVTEQVLKSLNIEEPFQIEQWTPLRVLHRRPLLPRPRTIHSVKAMACAQNDLLVVIDVVTQAGTYIKELVHGDFGRSTPSFRSIIGQPIDIHALDVMAIDLDWPKRLRR; from the exons ATGCCGGAAGACTCGGACATATACCATCATTTGAGGGCGGCAAACTGCTGCCGAATTTGTTGCTTGCGCTTTCTGAACGGTCGCACCGACGATTTTATCAACGTCGAAGCGGCACTCCTGAAG cGTAAAATATCCACCAGTGACACCAATCTTTCAGAGGAGCTAAATCAACCTtccaaaaaactaaaagaaaattgCTGCGTGGCCTGCCTGGGCCTATTTGAGCCGGACATCATGCAATCCATAGTTGATCAGGTCAAGGCGAGCAGCGATTTCAAAGAGTACGATTGTCAAGGTTTCAGCAGCTCGATATACTTGCCGATCGTGTTGCATTTGCGACAGCTTTCACTCTGGCTGTCGCTTTTGGAACAATTTCCAAACCACTACCAGAAGGACTCCCCGGCTCCAGATGTTTCTGTGAAGGACGCCTTTAGAATGATTCTCAATCGAAGATTGGAGCAATCCCTGGAACGAGAGTTTTCTGTCGAGGGAGTCACCGTGAATGTCTTCTTCAATTATGCCAATGAAGAACGGGATTTGAAGGTCCTGGAGAACGTTAAACCGGAAGTCTTCTCGCAccgtaaaacaaacaaacacactaGAAAGGAGTTCATTACTAGAAATGCTTTCGAAAAACATTTCACACCTGAATCCATTAACTTGAATCGTTACAAGCAGCACATTCCGGTTCCACCGGAAGTAAGTGACGAATGTCTGGTACTGGATAAAATAAGTTTCAGAGGGCCGACGCTGTTCCTAGCAGGAAGGTATAATAAAATATCTCGAGAGCTTAGCCAAACTCCTTGGGTCATCGAAGGAAAGCGGAAGATGGAAAACAGTGTCCAAGAAATAATTGCTGAAGTTATTGCCCCATTCTATCGGGTACCCTGCGATAGTTTAATCTTTTCGTCGAGCGGTCGAGAGGATGTGGACGTTAGATGTCTCGGCGAAGGGCGACCTTTTGTGCTCGAGATTCCCAACGCATTTAAAGATTATTTGGATGAAGAAACTGCTGTTGTGATGGAAACTTCTATCGGTAAAACTGAACAG GTTGCAGTGAAAGACCTCCAACTAGTTCCTCGGGAAGAACTGGTTTACATCAAACATGGAGAAGAGGAGAAACGAAAGTTCTACCGGGCGCTGTGCGTCCTCGAACAACCGGTAACCGAACAAGTTCTTAAATCTCTCAACATTGAGGAACCCTTCCAAATCGAGCAATGGACTCCGCTACGGGTTCTCCATCGGCGACCTCTTTTGCCCCGACCGAGAACAATCCATAGCGTGAAAGCGATGGCATGTGCCCAAAACGATCTGCTGGTGGTGATCGATGTAGTGACGCAAGCCGGAACCTATATCAAAGAACTGGTGCACGGGGACTTTGGTCGATCGACGCCTAGCTTTCGGAGTATCATCGGTCAACCCATCGATATCCACGCTCTGGATGTGATGGCCATCGATTTGGATTGGCCCAAACGGTTAAGAAGATAA